From Streptomyces sp. TLI_105, the proteins below share one genomic window:
- a CDS encoding ABC transporter substrate-binding protein gives MRTFTHRSAAAAAALSLALMGTGCSGPDSPGDSSPKGPVSMEFWGWAPGYDKITAQWNAAHPDIKVTFKQIPSGAKGGYDQMTNAITAGKAPCLAQVAYSDIPSMLVKNALMDITPYASGDTGTYLDWAVAASSAGGKVYGIPVDTGPMALYYRTDLFKKFGIAKPPTTWEEYAADAAAVHKADPSVAFGTAPQDAYDMSALTWQTGKSWFGTSGGSWKVAIDNPGTQQVATYWQGLKDRKLVMNNGNAWDPTFNKASEAGKVMTFVNASWAAAGIKGDLKDLAGKWAVAPMPTWASGDKASANSGGSATSVLTGCKTPEQAEQFAAFLSGDKEAIGTGITVGGLYPASKAGLDHPLLSQGDPYFGGQKIYDVFKQSAANTPSTWVAGPTFGQIEADYTDAIGKGGYAQATTVVQQKTIDKIKSLGLSVSGN, from the coding sequence ATGCGCACGTTCACGCACAGATCCGCAGCCGCCGCAGCAGCCCTTTCTCTGGCCCTGATGGGGACCGGCTGTTCCGGCCCCGACTCCCCCGGCGACTCGTCCCCCAAGGGGCCGGTGTCCATGGAGTTCTGGGGCTGGGCCCCCGGCTACGACAAGATCACCGCCCAGTGGAACGCCGCCCACCCCGACATCAAGGTGACGTTCAAGCAGATCCCGTCCGGTGCCAAGGGCGGCTACGACCAGATGACCAACGCGATCACCGCCGGCAAGGCCCCTTGTCTGGCCCAGGTCGCCTACAGCGACATCCCGTCGATGCTGGTCAAGAACGCGCTGATGGACATCACCCCGTACGCCTCCGGGGACACCGGCACGTACCTGGACTGGGCCGTCGCCGCTTCCTCGGCCGGTGGCAAGGTGTACGGCATCCCCGTGGACACCGGGCCGATGGCGCTGTACTACCGCACCGACCTGTTCAAGAAGTTCGGCATCGCGAAGCCTCCCACGACCTGGGAGGAGTACGCCGCCGACGCAGCCGCCGTCCACAAGGCCGACCCGAGCGTCGCCTTCGGCACCGCGCCCCAGGACGCCTACGACATGTCCGCCCTGACCTGGCAGACCGGCAAGTCCTGGTTCGGCACGTCGGGCGGTTCCTGGAAGGTCGCCATCGACAATCCGGGCACCCAGCAGGTCGCCACGTACTGGCAGGGTCTGAAGGACCGGAAGCTGGTGATGAACAACGGCAACGCCTGGGACCCGACCTTCAACAAGGCATCGGAGGCCGGCAAGGTCATGACCTTCGTGAACGCCTCCTGGGCCGCCGCGGGCATCAAGGGGGACCTCAAGGACCTCGCCGGCAAGTGGGCCGTGGCCCCGATGCCGACCTGGGCCTCGGGCGACAAGGCCAGTGCGAACTCGGGCGGTTCCGCCACCTCCGTACTGACCGGCTGCAAGACGCCCGAGCAGGCCGAACAGTTCGCCGCGTTCCTCTCGGGGGACAAGGAGGCGATCGGGACCGGCATCACCGTCGGCGGCCTGTACCCCGCCTCGAAGGCCGGTCTCGACCACCCGCTGCTCTCCCAGGGCGACCCCTACTTCGGTGGGCAGAAGATCTACGACGTCTTCAAGCAGTCCGCGGCGAACACCCCTTCCACCTGGGTGGCCGGGCCGACGTTCGGCCAGATCGAGGCCGACTACACGGACGCGATCGGCAAGGGCGGCTACGCCCAGGCCACCACCGTCGTCCAGCAGAAGACGATCGACAAGATCAAGAGCCTGGGCCTCTCCGTGAGCGGCAACTGA
- a CDS encoding carbohydrate ABC transporter permease, protein MTTSRSPMATRSPLPARLVVNALLGLMTLYTLVPLWWLFVSATKGEGYLYRGSPLWFSHFDLGGNLSRVFSFQDGAFSSWLANSALYSLLGAAVSTLLSVMAGFALAKYRFRGREAIFNVILASVLIPAPMFALPLFLMLAKLQLTDTYWAVLLPSFVSPFGVYLSRIYASASVPDELLEAARMDGAGEQRAFFRIALPVMTPALVTVFLFQFVSVWNNYLLPALMLNDASKLPVTVGLVQWRSEFANGVPPMLPITGAFVSLVPLLIAFVSLQRFWRSGLTAGAVK, encoded by the coding sequence ATGACCACCAGCCGCAGCCCGATGGCCACCCGCAGCCCCCTCCCCGCCCGCCTGGTCGTCAACGCCCTGCTGGGCCTGATGACCCTCTACACCCTGGTCCCGCTCTGGTGGCTGTTCGTCTCGGCGACCAAGGGCGAGGGGTACCTCTACCGGGGCAGCCCGCTCTGGTTCTCCCACTTCGACCTGGGCGGCAACCTCAGCCGCGTCTTCTCCTTCCAGGACGGGGCCTTCTCCTCCTGGCTGGCCAACAGCGCGCTCTACAGCCTGCTCGGCGCGGCCGTCAGTACGCTCCTCTCGGTCATGGCCGGCTTCGCCCTGGCCAAGTACCGGTTCCGCGGTCGCGAAGCGATCTTCAACGTGATCCTGGCCTCCGTGCTGATCCCGGCACCGATGTTCGCCCTGCCGCTGTTCCTCATGCTGGCCAAGCTGCAGCTCACCGACACGTACTGGGCGGTCCTGCTCCCCAGCTTCGTCAGCCCCTTCGGGGTCTACCTCTCCCGCATCTACGCGTCGGCGTCCGTCCCCGACGAACTGCTGGAGGCCGCGCGCATGGACGGTGCCGGTGAGCAGCGGGCCTTCTTCCGCATCGCGCTGCCGGTGATGACGCCGGCGCTGGTGACGGTCTTCCTGTTCCAGTTCGTGAGCGTCTGGAACAACTACCTGCTGCCCGCGCTCATGCTCAACGACGCCTCGAAGCTGCCGGTCACCGTCGGCCTGGTCCAGTGGCGGTCGGAGTTCGCGAACGGTGTGCCGCCGATGCTTCCGATCACCGGGGCGTTCGTCTCCCTGGTCCCGCTGCTCATCGCCTTCGTCTCGTTGCAGCGCTTCTGGCGCAGCGGTCTCACCGCGGGCGCCGTCAAGTAA
- a CDS encoding endo-alpha-N-acetylgalactosaminidase family protein produces the protein MDRPRARATCAVLLSASLLTLGGTVPAAAGPTATAATAAIRSGQLTATVDTAFPQVLQYRLGRGTLPGNTGATPQVSVNGTAFTPTVTSTITPDHVDYVLGFPSIDVTLNVRVSVSGSVLSWKVTGVTETGATKVSTLAIPGLNLLSIRGDRPGAQVADASVYKTYYAPGPDMDTIAAVSSLPTDPAPLHKAIALVADSTIAAGITSNSLTSFGDPVDPNRGGNLLVRTTGSAGVNTTAIGSDLWTYRGPDGKVVALPEAKVVLTGDANGTPGIDWQDAAVAYRQIMTEPEQAAQTKNNVVSQIAMNFVSQAQNPFVKTLDDIKKMALHTDGLGQSIELKGYQDEGHDAGHPDYAGHYNTAAGGLADINTVVDGAAAYNAIVGVHISDVGQAPRSKAFRWDKTYDPTNPAPPYIWGDTAFGLDTGKDLASGDYAERIAALVHEVPNLGFVYSDAFFQQDSVNWNAWKEANVVARHGLPIYTEFPTYMFPYVSWYHDSAEYDDVGINSRILRFVYNHDMDAWINNSEPMLAGVQNKASFMGWHSQHSVNKEIAQVFTNNLPTKYLQHFRITDWKDGAITFTGGVSTRMNGASPQIWRDGALERDGDKFFLPWSPQGQQKIYAWNDTAESRTWTLPKAWSGQSSVTLYKLSDTGKDAGAQITVSGGRVTLDLDPNTPYVIYPGTPVSVPTAGTYADGSNTGAPVRRADTATSVGFGTGTIVKNGEFFTRDLSGWTSASTSGDTSGVSVVTDSNGFQNLRITGSHDGEVTQKLTGLTPGQTYSASAYVSVTGSRKATLRVDGNGADPVENWIDRPTPVQTDANNRFSGQRFQRLEVLFTQPAGATTATLHLMADAGSDSGDTVLWSDVRAMADPGATHRADGHTYTEDFEHNTGGGFGPFLIGKPGEPSEILSEAHDGYTRDTISGTYSLETINNGAGPQFRTWPGSIRFLPGHSYRVQADYQSDIAGQYRFQVDGENAAAPITDTLLEQTTTEKLTGAPAPGPVPSWWTGPWTDSLPPVRSAPHSRIDTSFTVGDCGDVYLSLTSATDSNGAATLDNLVVDDLGTAATGLPTCRPAVSGPIAGVGSDRCVDVPNSDATDGTRVALWDCNGGANQTWAFAADGTIRSLGKCLDVIGHGTADGTGVELWNCNGGANQQWTYDTAAKTYKGAESGSCLGAVAGATTNGTLLEIRRCDGGASQQWSHP, from the coding sequence ATGGATCGCCCACGCGCCCGGGCCACGTGCGCCGTACTTCTCAGTGCCTCTCTGCTCACCCTCGGCGGTACCGTCCCCGCCGCAGCCGGGCCGACGGCGACGGCCGCCACCGCGGCCATCCGTTCCGGACAGCTGACGGCCACGGTCGACACCGCGTTCCCCCAGGTGCTCCAGTACCGGCTGGGCAGGGGCACCCTGCCCGGCAACACCGGTGCTACGCCCCAGGTCAGCGTCAACGGCACCGCCTTCACACCCACCGTGACGTCCACGATCACCCCCGATCACGTCGACTACGTGCTCGGTTTCCCCTCGATCGACGTCACGCTGAACGTCCGGGTGTCGGTGTCGGGATCCGTCCTGTCCTGGAAGGTCACGGGCGTCACCGAGACCGGCGCGACGAAGGTCTCCACCCTCGCGATACCGGGGCTGAACCTGCTGTCGATCCGAGGCGACCGGCCCGGCGCGCAGGTGGCCGACGCGTCGGTGTACAAGACCTACTACGCACCCGGCCCCGACATGGACACCATCGCCGCCGTGTCCTCGCTGCCGACGGACCCCGCACCGCTGCACAAGGCCATCGCCCTGGTCGCGGACTCGACGATCGCGGCCGGCATCACGAGCAATTCTCTGACCTCCTTCGGCGACCCGGTGGACCCGAACCGCGGCGGCAACCTGTTGGTGCGCACCACCGGCTCCGCCGGCGTCAACACGACGGCCATCGGCTCGGACCTGTGGACCTACCGTGGTCCGGACGGCAAGGTCGTCGCCCTGCCGGAGGCGAAGGTCGTCCTGACCGGGGACGCCAATGGCACCCCCGGCATCGACTGGCAGGACGCGGCCGTCGCCTACCGGCAGATCATGACCGAGCCGGAGCAGGCGGCCCAGACGAAGAACAACGTGGTCTCCCAGATCGCGATGAACTTCGTCTCCCAGGCGCAGAACCCCTTCGTCAAGACCCTCGACGACATCAAGAAGATGGCGCTCCACACCGACGGTCTCGGCCAGTCCATCGAGCTGAAGGGCTATCAGGACGAGGGCCACGACGCCGGCCACCCCGACTACGCAGGTCACTACAACACCGCCGCCGGCGGTCTCGCCGACATCAACACCGTCGTCGACGGCGCCGCGGCCTACAACGCCATCGTCGGCGTCCACATCAGCGATGTCGGCCAGGCGCCGCGCAGCAAGGCCTTCCGCTGGGACAAGACGTACGACCCGACCAACCCCGCGCCCCCGTACATCTGGGGAGACACCGCCTTCGGCCTCGACACCGGGAAGGACCTCGCGAGCGGCGACTACGCCGAGCGGATCGCCGCCCTGGTGCACGAGGTCCCCAACCTGGGCTTCGTCTACAGCGACGCGTTCTTCCAGCAGGACAGCGTCAACTGGAACGCCTGGAAGGAGGCGAACGTCGTCGCGCGGCACGGACTGCCGATCTACACCGAGTTCCCGACGTACATGTTCCCGTACGTGTCCTGGTACCACGACTCGGCCGAGTACGACGACGTGGGCATCAACAGCCGGATCCTGCGCTTCGTCTACAACCACGACATGGACGCCTGGATCAACAACAGCGAGCCGATGCTGGCCGGCGTGCAGAACAAGGCCTCGTTCATGGGCTGGCACAGCCAGCACTCGGTGAACAAGGAGATCGCCCAGGTCTTCACCAACAACCTGCCGACCAAGTACCTGCAGCACTTCCGGATCACCGACTGGAAGGACGGCGCCATCACGTTCACCGGCGGTGTCTCCACCCGGATGAACGGCGCCTCGCCGCAGATCTGGCGCGACGGAGCCCTGGAGCGCGACGGCGACAAGTTCTTCCTCCCCTGGTCCCCGCAGGGCCAGCAGAAGATCTACGCCTGGAACGACACGGCCGAGTCACGGACCTGGACGCTGCCCAAGGCCTGGTCCGGTCAGAGCTCGGTCACCCTGTACAAGCTCTCCGACACCGGCAAGGACGCGGGTGCGCAGATCACGGTCAGCGGCGGCCGGGTCACCCTCGACCTGGACCCGAACACGCCGTACGTGATCTACCCCGGCACCCCGGTCTCCGTACCGACGGCCGGCACGTACGCCGACGGCAGCAACACCGGCGCCCCGGTGCGGCGCGCCGACACCGCCACCTCGGTGGGCTTCGGCACCGGCACGATCGTCAAGAACGGGGAGTTCTTCACCCGCGACCTCAGCGGCTGGACGTCCGCCTCCACGTCCGGGGACACGTCCGGCGTGTCCGTCGTGACCGACTCCAACGGCTTCCAGAACCTGCGGATCACCGGCTCGCACGACGGCGAGGTCACCCAGAAGCTGACCGGCCTGACACCGGGTCAAACGTACTCCGCCTCCGCGTACGTCTCGGTGACCGGCTCCCGCAAGGCGACGCTCCGGGTCGACGGAAACGGCGCCGACCCGGTCGAGAACTGGATCGACAGGCCGACCCCGGTCCAGACCGACGCGAACAACCGGTTCAGCGGCCAACGGTTCCAGCGCCTGGAGGTGCTGTTCACCCAGCCCGCCGGAGCGACCACGGCCACCCTGCACCTGATGGCCGACGCCGGCTCCGACAGCGGTGACACCGTGCTCTGGTCCGACGTACGCGCCATGGCCGACCCCGGCGCCACCCACCGGGCGGACGGGCACACCTACACCGAGGACTTCGAGCACAACACCGGCGGAGGGTTCGGCCCCTTCCTGATCGGCAAGCCCGGCGAGCCGAGCGAGATCCTCTCCGAGGCCCACGACGGCTACACCCGCGACACCATCAGCGGCACGTACTCGCTCGAAACCATCAACAACGGCGCCGGACCGCAGTTCCGCACCTGGCCCGGATCGATCCGCTTCCTCCCCGGTCACTCCTACCGCGTGCAGGCGGACTACCAGAGCGACATCGCCGGGCAGTACCGCTTCCAGGTCGACGGCGAGAACGCCGCCGCCCCGATCACCGACACGCTGCTGGAGCAGACCACGACCGAGAAGCTGACCGGCGCGCCGGCGCCCGGACCCGTGCCGTCCTGGTGGACCGGCCCCTGGACGGACAGCCTGCCGCCCGTACGGTCGGCCCCGCACAGCCGCATCGACACCTCCTTCACCGTCGGCGACTGCGGGGACGTCTACCTGTCCCTCACCAGCGCCACCGACAGCAACGGCGCCGCGACCCTGGACAACCTGGTCGTCGACGACCTCGGCACCGCGGCCACCGGCCTGCCGACCTGCCGACCCGCCGTCTCCGGCCCGATCGCCGGCGTGGGCTCCGACCGCTGCGTCGACGTGCCGAACAGCGACGCCACCGACGGCACGCGCGTCGCGCTCTGGGACTGCAATGGCGGCGCCAACCAGACCTGGGCCTTCGCGGCGGACGGCACGATCCGCTCGCTCGGCAAGTGCCTGGACGTCATCGGGCACGGCACCGCCGACGGCACCGGCGTCGAACTGTGGAACTGCAACGGCGGCGCCAACCAGCAGTGGACCTACGACACCGCCGCCAAGACGTACAAGGGTGCCGAGTCCGGCAGCTGCCTGGGGGCCGTCGCCGGCGCCACGACCAACGGCACCCTGCTGGAGATCCGGCGCTGCGACGGAGGCGCCAGCCAGCAGTGGAGCCACCCGTGA
- a CDS encoding carbohydrate ABC transporter permease produces MSAQTAPPPVPAPPLTPAPPRASAAPGRRHRHRTALNAAGFLAPFGLLFAAMMLAPIGYAIYQSFFTVRREGLFGGAQTTRFAGFDNFLDALHDADFTASLGRVALLGVVQVPVMLGLALALALLLDSRSARFKKTFRLTFFLPYALPGAIAAVMWSFLLVKDISPFTGPLSALGIHTDFLSAGWIPVSIGNMITWGWTGYNMLIIYSALQAVPGEVIEAATLDNCTGWRLAWYVKIPLVRPALVLTTVFSVIGTAQLYTEPAVLAAARIPGASSKFSPIMNTTLNASQANPNLAAAESVLLALVTLVLSFGVLKFAQRRMADA; encoded by the coding sequence ATGAGCGCCCAGACCGCACCACCTCCCGTACCGGCACCACCTCTGACACCGGCGCCGCCGCGCGCGTCGGCCGCGCCGGGCCGCCGCCACCGCCACCGGACCGCGCTGAACGCCGCGGGGTTCCTGGCGCCGTTCGGCCTCCTGTTCGCCGCCATGATGCTCGCGCCGATCGGATACGCGATCTACCAGAGCTTCTTCACGGTGCGCCGTGAGGGTCTGTTCGGCGGCGCGCAGACCACACGGTTCGCCGGCTTCGACAACTTCCTCGACGCCCTCCACGACGCCGACTTCACCGCTTCGCTCGGCAGGGTCGCGCTGCTCGGTGTCGTCCAGGTGCCGGTGATGCTCGGGCTGGCCCTCGCGCTCGCGCTGCTGCTCGACTCGCGTTCCGCCCGGTTCAAGAAGACGTTCCGGCTGACGTTCTTCCTGCCGTACGCCCTCCCGGGCGCGATCGCCGCCGTGATGTGGTCGTTCCTCCTCGTGAAGGACATCTCGCCGTTCACCGGTCCGCTGTCCGCCCTCGGCATCCACACCGACTTCCTGTCGGCCGGCTGGATCCCGGTGTCGATCGGCAACATGATCACCTGGGGGTGGACCGGCTACAACATGCTGATCATCTACTCGGCGCTCCAGGCCGTTCCCGGTGAGGTGATCGAGGCCGCCACGCTCGACAACTGCACCGGCTGGCGCCTGGCCTGGTACGTCAAGATCCCCCTGGTACGGCCCGCCCTGGTCCTCACCACGGTGTTCTCCGTCATCGGCACCGCCCAGCTCTACACCGAGCCGGCCGTGCTCGCCGCCGCCCGGATCCCCGGCGCCTCCAGCAAGTTCAGCCCGATCATGAACACCACCCTCAACGCCTCGCAGGCGAACCCGAACCTGGCTGCCGCCGAATCGGTTCTGCTGGCGCTCGTGACGCTGGTCCTCTCCTTCGGGGTCCTGAAGTTCGCCCAGCGAAGGATGGCCGACGCATGA
- a CDS encoding beta-galactosidase family protein, whose protein sequence is MNTRPPLTVDGHRFLRGGHEHRVVSAAVHYFRIHPGLWRDRLQRLQAMGCNTVELYIAWNFHQPTPGPARFGGWHDVAGFIREADALGLDVIARPGPYICAEWDLGGLPAWLLADESMRLRTSDPAYLAAVDQWFDQLIPVLAELQTSRGGPIVAVQVENEYGSYGNDAAYLEHLKAGLLARGIDCLLFTSDGPEARMLAGGTLPGVLATANFGSRPDEAFAALTTFRPDTPLVCMEFWNGWFDHFGDPHHVRDAADAAEALDGILSAGGSVNIYMGHGGTNFGWWAGANHTGKTLSEPGYMPTITSYDYDAPIGEAGELTEKFHAFREVIGRHVKLPDRELPAQLPRVAPQTVPATPVAALRDSLDQLSTPSHRPVPEPMEKLGHHRGLVHYRHRVTGPGGPATLTVDGVRDLAQVFLDGRLAGVLERDDPNPTVVLDVPEGGAELEILVEPFGRVNYGPHLADRKGLIAGVRLDHQHLFGWDVRVLPLDDLAALSTPPAAVTADGPVFHRATVDLPQPADAFLAVPDSHRTLVWLNGFLLGRLRTEQGPQRTLYAPAPLWHAGTNEILVLDLAGPARPLTVELRDQPDLGPVAPAPRY, encoded by the coding sequence ATGAACACCCGCCCTCCCCTGACCGTCGACGGCCACCGCTTCCTGCGCGGCGGCCACGAGCACCGCGTGGTCTCCGCCGCCGTGCACTACTTCCGCATCCACCCCGGGCTCTGGCGCGATCGGCTCCAGCGTCTGCAGGCCATGGGCTGCAACACCGTCGAGCTCTACATCGCCTGGAACTTCCACCAGCCCACCCCCGGCCCGGCCCGCTTCGGCGGCTGGCACGACGTCGCCGGGTTCATCCGCGAGGCCGACGCGCTCGGCCTCGACGTGATCGCCCGCCCCGGTCCGTACATCTGCGCCGAATGGGACCTCGGGGGACTCCCGGCCTGGCTGCTCGCGGACGAATCGATGCGGCTGCGCACCTCGGATCCCGCCTACCTGGCCGCCGTGGACCAGTGGTTCGACCAGCTGATCCCCGTGCTCGCCGAGCTCCAGACGTCACGCGGCGGCCCGATCGTCGCCGTACAGGTCGAGAACGAATACGGCAGCTACGGCAACGACGCGGCCTACCTGGAGCACCTGAAGGCCGGCCTTCTCGCTCGGGGAATCGACTGCCTGCTGTTCACGTCCGACGGTCCCGAGGCACGCATGCTCGCCGGCGGCACCCTTCCCGGGGTGCTGGCCACCGCCAACTTCGGTTCGCGCCCCGACGAGGCCTTCGCCGCCCTCACCACGTTCCGGCCTGACACCCCGCTGGTCTGCATGGAGTTCTGGAACGGCTGGTTCGACCACTTCGGCGACCCCCACCACGTCCGGGACGCCGCCGACGCAGCCGAGGCGCTCGACGGGATCCTCTCCGCCGGGGGTTCGGTCAACATCTACATGGGCCACGGCGGGACCAACTTCGGCTGGTGGGCGGGGGCCAACCACACCGGCAAGACCCTGTCCGAGCCGGGCTACATGCCCACGATCACCAGCTACGACTACGACGCGCCGATCGGCGAGGCCGGCGAGCTGACCGAGAAGTTCCACGCCTTCCGCGAAGTCATCGGCCGCCATGTGAAGCTGCCGGACAGGGAACTGCCCGCCCAGCTTCCGAGGGTCGCCCCGCAGACGGTCCCCGCCACCCCGGTCGCGGCCCTGCGCGACAGCCTGGACCAGCTGTCCACACCCTCGCACCGTCCCGTACCCGAACCGATGGAGAAGCTCGGCCACCACCGCGGGCTCGTCCATTACCGCCACCGTGTCACCGGACCCGGCGGCCCCGCCACACTGACCGTCGACGGCGTCCGGGACCTGGCCCAGGTCTTCCTCGACGGGCGCCTGGCCGGCGTGCTCGAACGCGACGACCCGAACCCGACCGTCGTGCTGGACGTCCCCGAGGGCGGTGCGGAACTGGAGATCCTCGTCGAGCCCTTCGGACGGGTCAACTACGGTCCCCACCTGGCCGACCGCAAGGGCCTGATCGCGGGCGTGCGGCTGGACCACCAGCACCTGTTCGGCTGGGACGTCCGCGTGCTCCCCCTCGACGACCTGGCCGCACTGTCCACGCCCCCCGCCGCGGTAACCGCCGACGGCCCCGTCTTCCACCGCGCCACGGTCGACCTGCCGCAGCCGGCCGACGCCTTCCTCGCCGTCCCCGACAGCCACCGCACCCTGGTCTGGCTCAACGGCTTCCTGCTCGGCCGCCTGCGCACCGAACAGGGCCCCCAGCGCACCCTCTACGCCCCGGCACCCCTGTGGCACGCGGGCACGAACGAGATCCTGGTCCTGGACCTCGCCGGCCCCGCCCGGCCCCTCACCGTCGAACTCCGTGACCAGCCCGACCTCGGACCGGTGGCGCCGGCACCCCGGTACTGA